Proteins from a genomic interval of Zingiber officinale cultivar Zhangliang chromosome 2A, Zo_v1.1, whole genome shotgun sequence:
- the LOC122043133 gene encoding protein GLUTAMINE DUMPER 3-like, whose translation MRAPAGFTADGDGASLLSSPPSSSAATAGGGSQSAWHSPVPYLFGGLAAMLGLIALALLILACSYWKLSSYLDSSYLDSSDADDGAEGPSTDHQKRAGGPAVLEERFLVIMPGDDAPTVLAIPISKPSSANSSATVTTDQGNGEPSASAVT comes from the coding sequence ATGCGGGCCCCCGCAGGTTTCACCGCCGACGGTGACGGCGCCTCGCTTCTCTCCTCTCCTCCATCCTCCTCCGCCGCTACTGCCGGCGGCGGATCCCAGTCGGCGTGGCACTCGCCGGTGCCGTATCTCTTCGGCGGGCTCGCCGCCATGCTCGGGCTCATCGCCCTCGCGCTCCTCATCCTCGCCTGCTCCTACTGGAAGCTCTCCAGCTACCTCGACTCCAGCTATCTCGACTCCAGCGACGCCGACGACGGCGCAGAAGGCCCCTCCACGGACCACCAGAAGCGCGCCGGTGGGCCCGCCGTCCTCGAGGAGCGTTTCCTCGTCATCATGCCAGGAGACGACGCCCCCACCGTACTCGCCATCCCCATTTCTAAACCTTCCTCCGCCAACTCCTCCGCCACGGTGACCACCGACCAAGGCAACGGAGAACCTTCCGCCAGTGCGGTAACCTGA
- the LOC122043135 gene encoding small nuclear ribonucleoprotein E-like, protein MASTKVQRIMTQPINLIFRFLQSKARIQIWLFEQKDLRIEGRIIGFDEYMNLVLEDAEEVNVKKNTKKTLGRILLKGDNITLMMNTGK, encoded by the exons ATGGCGTCCACGAAGGTCCAGCGGATCATGACCCAACCTATC AATCTCATATTTCGGTTTCTTCAAAGT AAAGCTCGCATTCAGATCTGGCTCTTTGAACAGAAGGACTTGAGGATTGAAGGGCGTATAATT GGTTTTGATGAGTATATGAACCTGGTTCTCGAAGATGCTGAGGAAGTCAACGTCAAAAAGAACACCAAAAAGACATTGG GGAGGATTTTGCTCAAAGGAGACAACATAACTTTGATGATGAATAC GGGGAAATGA
- the LOC122043136 gene encoding diacylglycerol kinase 4-like, with amino-acid sequence MPRSKSTRFWKHVRLTLLNPSSSDRSKAIPMTAPTTTLSDGEEYLAFNLVEDEADSLTTCSSTPSMADCESASSTPPRKSAPPSRSSSIKDYSLLGCGLAGLMKVDKDGLRRKVVIPDRLAEAIAEAVRSRDIGAGLEAEAAAREAGWVDDEPPEAPLVVFINSRSGGRHGSLLKGRLQDLIGEDQVFDLSVTKPSDFVQYGLACLERMADLGDDCAKATRENLRIMVAGGDGTVGWVLGSLGQLYEENRQPIPPTGIIPLGTGNDLSRSFGWGGSFPVTWRSTVKRSLYKAITGPICRLDSWHIVVSVPVGDLIELPHCLRHLGESTFMQDGYIEGLLPERVSCFDGIFYNYFSIGMDAQVAYSFHHLRDEKPYLAQGPLTNKLIYTGYTCKQGWFFTPCISDPSLRGLKHILRLSIKKVNCLEWEQIPVPSSVRAIVVLNLHNYASGRNPWGNLKPGYMEKRGFVEAQMDDGLLEIFGFKQGWHASLVMVEIISAKHIAQASAIRVEIRGGEWKDAYMQMDGEPWKQPMDTDYSSFVEIERVPHHSLIINGE; translated from the exons ATGCCTCGATCGAAATCCACTCGATTTTGGAAGCATGTCCGCCTCACCTTGTTGAATCCCTCCTCCTCCGATCGATCCAAGGCGATCCCCATGACCGCCCCGACGACGACGCTCAGCGACGGCGAAGAGTACCTCGCCTTCAACCTAGTAGAGGATGAAGCCGACTCCCTCACCACCTGCTCTTCCACGCCTTCGATGGCCGACTGCGAGAGTGCGTCCTCGACCCCGCCGCGGAAGTCGGCGCCCCCTTCCAGGTCTTCCTCGATCAAGGACTATTCCCTGTTGGGGTGCGGCTTGGCGGGCCTCATGAAGGTCGACAAGGATGGGCTACGCCGGAAGGTCGTGATTCCCGACCGCCTGGCGGAGGCGATAGCGGAGGCTGTCAGGTCGAGGGACATTGGGGCCGGTTTGGAAGCGGAGGCTGCGGCGAGGGAGGCTGGATGGGTGGACGACGAACCGCCGGAGGCGCCCTTGGTGGTCTTCATTAACTCGCGCAGCGGGGGACGACATGGCTCTCTTCTCAAAGGCCGGCTGCAGGACCTGATCGGCGAAGACCAG GTATTTGATCTTTCAGTTACAAAGCCTTCAGATTTTGTTCAGTATGGTTTGGCATGCTTGGAGAGGATGGCTGATCTAGGTGATGATTGTGCAAAGGCTACTCGTGAAAATCTGAGAATCATG GTTGCAGGAGGTGATGGTACAGTAGGTTGGGTGCTAGGAAGCCTCGGGCAACTTTATGAAGAGAACAGACAGCCAATTCCTCCAACTGGGATCATTCCTCTTGGAACAGGAAATGACCTGTCTAGGagctttggttgg GGAGGTTCATTTCCTGTCACATGGAGGTCGACTGTGAAAAGGTCATTATACAAGGCAATTACTGGTCCAATTTGCCGTCTGGATAG CTGGCACATTGTTGTCTCGGTTCCTGTTGGAGATTTGATAGAATTGCCACACTGTCTCAGACATCTAGGTGAAAGTACATTTATGCAG GATGGGTATATTGAAGGTCTCCTACCTGAAAGGGTTTCTTGCTTTGATGGAATCTTCTACAATTATTTTAGCATAG GAATGGATGCTCAAGTTGCATATAGTTTCCATCATCTGCGTGATGAAAAACCATATCTTGCACAAGGACCATTAACAAATAAG CTGATTTATACTGGTTATACATGCAAACAAGGATGGTTTTTTACACCTTGCATCAGTGATCCAAGTCTaag GGGACTCAAACACATTCTTCGCTTATCAATTAAAAAGGTAAATTGCTTAGAATGGGAACAGATTCCTGTTCCATCAAG TGTCCGGGCAATCGTGGTGCTAAATCTTCACAATTATGCAAGTGGAAGGAATCCTTGGGGTAATCTGAAACCAGGATATATGGAAAAG AGAGGCTTTGTTGAAGCCCAGATGGACGACGGCCTGCTCGAGATCTTTGGCTTTAAGCAAGGGTGGCATGCTTCACTTGTTATGGTTGAAATTATATCGGCAAAACACATTGCACAG GCTTCAGCAATTCGAGTGGAGATTCGAGGCGGGGAGTGGAAAGATGCATATATGCAAATGGATGGGGAGCCCTGGAAACAGCCGATGGACACCGATTATTCATCATTTGTGGAGATAGAAAGAGTTCCTCATCACTCACTTATTATAAATGGAGAGTGA